A single genomic interval of Piliocolobus tephrosceles isolate RC106 chromosome 7, ASM277652v3, whole genome shotgun sequence harbors:
- the LOC111520910 gene encoding 2-iminobutanoate/2-iminopropanoate deaminase, giving the protein MSSLIKRVISTAKAPGAIGPYSQAVLVDRTIYISGQIGMDPSSGQLVSGGVAEEAKQALKNMGEILKAAGCDFTNVVKTTVLLADINEFNTVNEIYKQYFKSNFPARAAYQVAALPKGSRIEIEAVAVQGPLTTASL; this is encoded by the exons ATGTCGTCCTTGATCAAAAGGGTGATCAGCACCGCGAAAGCTCCAGGGGCCATTGGACCCTACAG TCAAGCTGTGTTAGTCGACAGGACCATTTACATTTCAGGACAGATAGGCATGGACCCTTCAAGTGGACAACTTGTGTCAGGAGGGGTAGCAGAAGAAGCTAAACAA GCTCTTAAAAACATGGGTGAAATTCTGAAAGCTGCAGGCTGTGACTTCACTAATG TGGTGAAAACAACTGTTCTTCTGGCTGACATAAATGAGTTCAATACTGTCAATGAAATCTACAAACAGT aTTTCAAGAGTAATTTTCCTGCTAGAGCTGCTTACCAAGTTGCTGCTTTGCCCAAA GGTAGTCGAATTGAAATTGAAGCAGTAGCTGTCCAAGGACCGCTGACAACAGCATCACTATAA